One stretch of Pseudomonas fluorescens Q2-87 DNA includes these proteins:
- a CDS encoding hydrolase codes for MSAAPEPFVPALGLRNPHLQTLWGPLWRKTTHVDRQRERLWLEDGDFLDLDWHGPHSAKAPLVLVLHGLTGSSNSPYVAGLQQALGRQGWASVALNWRGCSGEPNLLPRSYHSGVSEDLAAAIAHLRARRPLAPLFAVGYSLGGNVLLKHLGETGGDSQLQGAVAVSVPFRLDQCADRIGQGFSKFYQAHFMRQLVIYVRNKQRQFQHDGRHEGLATLTALGPLENMRTFWDFDGRVTAPLHGFSDAADYYRRASSRYFMGGIKTPTLVIQAADDPFVFPHSLPGPAELSASTQLELHEQGGHVGFVDGTLRRPGYYLERRIPHWLASLGRG; via the coding sequence ATGTCCGCCGCACCTGAACCTTTCGTTCCGGCCCTTGGCCTTCGCAACCCCCACTTGCAAACCTTGTGGGGCCCTTTGTGGCGCAAGACCACCCATGTCGATCGCCAGCGCGAGCGCCTGTGGCTGGAGGATGGTGACTTCCTCGATCTCGACTGGCATGGCCCCCACAGCGCCAAGGCGCCACTGGTGCTGGTGCTTCATGGGCTGACCGGTTCGTCCAACTCGCCTTACGTGGCCGGACTGCAACAAGCCCTTGGCCGTCAAGGCTGGGCCAGTGTTGCGCTGAACTGGCGCGGCTGTTCGGGCGAGCCGAACCTTTTGCCACGCAGTTACCACTCCGGCGTCAGCGAAGACCTGGCCGCCGCCATCGCGCATTTGCGCGCCCGACGGCCCTTGGCGCCGCTGTTTGCGGTGGGCTATTCGCTGGGCGGCAATGTGCTGCTCAAGCATCTGGGGGAAACCGGCGGCGACAGCCAGTTGCAGGGCGCGGTGGCGGTCTCGGTGCCGTTTCGCCTCGACCAGTGCGCCGACCGTATCGGACAGGGGTTCTCCAAGTTCTACCAAGCACATTTCATGCGCCAGCTGGTGATCTATGTACGTAACAAGCAACGCCAGTTCCAGCACGACGGACGCCACGAAGGCCTGGCGACCCTGACGGCGCTGGGCCCGTTGGAAAACATGCGCACCTTCTGGGACTTCGATGGCCGCGTAACGGCGCCATTGCACGGTTTCTCGGATGCGGCGGATTACTACCGGCGCGCCTCCAGCCGCTATTTCATGGGTGGGATCAAGACGCCGACCCTGGTTATCCAGGCTGCCGACGATCCTTTCGTGTTTCCCCACAGTTTGCCCGGGCCTGCGGAGTTGTCTGCGTCAACCCAACTTGAGTTGCACGAGCAAGGTGGGCATGTGGGTTTTGTCGACGGGACGTTGCGGCGCCCGGGGTATTACCTGGAGCGGCGGATTCCCCATTGGCTGGCCAGTCTGGGCCGGGGTTGA
- a CDS encoding TetR/AcrR family transcriptional regulator, whose amino-acid sequence MAPRIKTSERIVQNSLELFNQQGERSVSTNHIAAHMDMSPGNLYYHFPNKQAIIAVLFSEYENLVDSFLRPPQGRAATVEDKRFYLQELLAAMWRYRFLHRDLEHLLDSDPELAARYRRFSQRSLIHGTAIYEGFVAAGILKMDRVQIESLTLNAWIILTSWVRFLCTTRENFSHLSEQAIKRGVYQVLVLEAGFVTDQARDAVDALFKEYYVPLAQTLEEGQ is encoded by the coding sequence ATGGCCCCACGAATAAAAACCAGCGAGCGCATCGTGCAAAACAGCCTTGAGCTGTTCAACCAGCAAGGTGAGCGCAGCGTCAGCACCAACCATATTGCCGCCCATATGGACATGTCGCCGGGCAATCTCTATTACCACTTCCCCAACAAGCAGGCGATCATCGCCGTGCTGTTCAGTGAGTATGAAAACCTGGTGGACAGCTTCCTGCGCCCGCCCCAGGGGCGAGCGGCCACGGTGGAGGACAAGCGCTTCTACCTCCAGGAGCTGCTGGCGGCCATGTGGCGCTACCGCTTCCTGCATCGGGACCTGGAGCACCTGCTCGACAGCGATCCGGAGCTTGCGGCGCGCTACCGACGGTTTTCCCAGCGCAGCCTGATTCACGGCACCGCCATCTATGAAGGCTTCGTCGCTGCCGGCATCCTGAAAATGGACCGGGTGCAGATCGAGTCCCTGACTCTCAATGCCTGGATCATCCTGACGTCCTGGGTGCGTTTTCTGTGCACCACGCGGGAAAATTTCAGTCACCTGAGTGAACAGGCCATCAAGCGTGGCGTTTATCAAGTGCTGGTGCTGGAGGCCGGTTTCGTCACCGATCAGGCCCGCGACGCGGTGGATGCACTGTTCAAAGAATATTACGTCCCGCTGGCCCAGACCCTGGAAGAAGGGCAGTAG
- a CDS encoding coniferyl aldehyde dehydrogenase: protein MPADVAYLHESQQQLGELRSLFDAQRQAYAAHPMPPAEQRRQWLKALREVLSSERQALIDAISEDFSHRSADETLLAELMPSLHGIHYASRHLPRWMKPSRRKVGMAFQPASAKVVYQPLGVVGVIVPWNYPLFLAIGPLVGALAAGNRVMLKLSESTPATGLLLKQLLARIFPQDLVCVVLGEAEIGMAFSRLPFDHLLFTGATSIGKHVMRAAAEHLTPVTLELGGKSPAIVSADVPLKDAAERIAFGKTLNAGQTCVAPDYVLVPQSRVGEFVEAYRAAVRGFYPTLADNPDYTAIINERQLARLNGYISDATSKGALLIELFEQGQGRRMAHSLLLNVSDDMTVMQDEIFGPLLPIVPYENLDQAFAYINQRPRPLALYYFGYNKAEQNRVLHETHSGGVCMNDTLLHVAQDDLPFGGIGPSGMGHYHGHEGFLTFSKAKGVLVKQRFNVAKLIYPPYGKPLQKLIQKLFVR, encoded by the coding sequence ATGCCTGCCGACGTTGCTTACCTGCACGAGTCTCAACAGCAACTCGGCGAGTTGCGGTCTCTCTTCGATGCCCAGCGCCAGGCCTATGCCGCCCATCCGATGCCGCCGGCCGAACAGCGCCGCCAGTGGCTCAAGGCGCTGCGAGAGGTCCTGAGCAGTGAACGGCAAGCCTTGATCGACGCCATCAGCGAGGATTTCAGCCACCGCAGCGCTGACGAAACGCTGCTGGCCGAGCTGATGCCCAGCCTGCACGGCATCCATTACGCCAGCCGTCACCTCCCGCGCTGGATGAAACCGTCCCGACGCAAGGTGGGCATGGCTTTCCAGCCGGCGTCGGCCAAAGTGGTGTATCAACCACTGGGGGTGGTTGGGGTCATCGTGCCTTGGAACTATCCGCTGTTCCTGGCCATCGGGCCGTTGGTGGGCGCCTTGGCTGCGGGCAACCGGGTGATGCTCAAGCTCAGCGAATCGACCCCTGCCACCGGGCTGCTGCTCAAGCAACTACTGGCCCGGATCTTTCCTCAGGACCTGGTGTGCGTGGTGCTTGGCGAGGCTGAGATCGGCATGGCGTTTTCCCGGCTCCCGTTCGACCACCTGTTGTTCACCGGCGCCACCAGCATCGGCAAGCATGTCATGCGGGCGGCGGCCGAACACCTGACGCCGGTCACGCTCGAACTGGGTGGGAAATCGCCGGCCATCGTGTCGGCCGACGTGCCCCTCAAGGACGCCGCCGAACGCATTGCTTTCGGCAAGACCCTGAATGCCGGGCAAACCTGCGTCGCGCCGGACTACGTGCTGGTGCCACAAAGCCGTGTCGGTGAATTCGTCGAAGCCTATCGCGCGGCGGTTCGCGGGTTTTATCCGACCCTGGCGGACAATCCGGACTACACCGCCATCATCAACGAGCGACAACTGGCGCGGCTCAACGGCTACATCAGTGACGCCACCAGCAAGGGCGCCTTGCTGATCGAACTGTTCGAGCAGGGCCAGGGACGCCGCATGGCCCACAGCCTGCTGCTCAATGTCAGTGACGACATGACCGTCATGCAGGACGAGATCTTCGGCCCGTTGCTGCCTATCGTGCCTTATGAAAATCTGGACCAGGCATTTGCCTACATCAACCAGCGACCTCGCCCGCTGGCGCTCTACTACTTTGGCTACAACAAGGCCGAACAGAATCGAGTGCTGCATGAAACCCATTCCGGCGGCGTCTGCATGAACGACACGCTGCTGCACGTTGCCCAGGATGACTTGCCGTTTGGCGGCATCGGGCCTTCGGGCATGGGCCATTACCACGGGCACGAAGGCTTCCTGACCTTCAGCAAAGCCAAGGGCGTGCTGGTCAAGCAGCGATTCAACGTCGCGAAACTGATTTATCCGCCCTACGGCAAGCCGCTGCAGAAGTTGATCCAGAAGCTGTTCGTCCGCTAA
- a CDS encoding GMC family oxidoreductase, whose protein sequence is MPVPDPFLEGLARGWTTYNGAQLSSDMTLEADVAIIGSGAGGGTTAEILSAAGYKVLLIEEGPLKTSHDFKLLEAQAYTSLYQEGLGRMSKDGAITILQGRAVGGTTLINWTSSFRTPTQTLEHWATEHNVKGHSAAEMAPWFERMEQRLGVAPWLVPPNANNDVIRKGCEQLGYSWHVIPRNVRGCWNLGYCGMGCPTNAKQSMLVTTIPATLEKGGALLYLARAERLLFKHDAVVGLECQAMDERCVAPTGRRITVKARHYVLAGGGINSPGLLLRSDAPDPHARLGKRTFLHLVNMSAGQFDEVINPFYGAPQSIYSDHFQWQDGATGKMSYKLEVPPLHPALAATLLGGFGPENALHMSRLPHTHAMLALLRDGFHPDSPGGSVELRGDGTPVLDYPVSPYAWDGLRRAFHSMAEIQFAGGAQAVMPLHSDAGYVKTLAQARSLIDGLDLALYRTRLGSAHVMGGCAMGEDPKTAVTDSLGRHHQLGNLSIHDGSLFPTSIGANPQLSVYGLTAQLATALAERLKNS, encoded by the coding sequence ATGCCCGTACCCGATCCCTTCCTCGAAGGCCTGGCCCGTGGCTGGACCACCTATAACGGCGCGCAGCTGAGCAGCGACATGACCCTGGAAGCGGACGTGGCGATCATCGGCAGCGGCGCCGGCGGCGGCACCACGGCAGAAATTCTCAGCGCCGCCGGCTATAAAGTGCTGCTGATCGAGGAAGGCCCGCTCAAGACCAGCCATGATTTCAAGCTCCTCGAGGCCCAGGCCTACACCAGCCTGTATCAGGAAGGCCTCGGCCGCATGAGCAAGGATGGCGCGATCACCATTCTTCAAGGCCGGGCGGTCGGAGGCACAACGCTGATCAACTGGACCTCCAGTTTTCGCACCCCCACGCAAACCCTCGAACACTGGGCCACCGAGCACAACGTCAAGGGGCACAGCGCCGCCGAGATGGCGCCCTGGTTCGAGCGGATGGAGCAACGCCTGGGCGTGGCGCCGTGGCTGGTTCCACCCAATGCCAACAACGACGTGATCCGCAAGGGCTGCGAACAATTGGGCTATAGCTGGCACGTCATCCCGCGCAATGTGCGCGGCTGCTGGAACCTGGGCTATTGCGGCATGGGCTGCCCGACCAACGCCAAACAGTCGATGCTGGTCACCACCATCCCCGCCACGCTGGAAAAGGGCGGCGCGCTGCTTTACCTGGCCCGGGCCGAACGCCTGTTATTCAAGCACGATGCGGTTGTGGGCCTGGAATGCCAAGCCATGGATGAGCGCTGCGTGGCCCCGACCGGGCGGCGCATAACGGTCAAGGCGCGGCACTACGTGCTGGCGGGCGGCGGTATCAATAGCCCGGGCCTGCTGTTGCGCTCCGATGCACCAGATCCGCATGCACGCTTGGGCAAGCGCACCTTCCTGCATCTGGTGAACATGTCCGCCGGGCAATTCGACGAGGTCATCAACCCGTTCTACGGCGCCCCTCAATCGATCTATTCCGATCATTTCCAATGGCAGGACGGCGCCACCGGCAAGATGTCCTACAAACTCGAAGTCCCGCCCTTGCACCCGGCCCTTGCTGCCACGCTACTGGGCGGGTTCGGCCCCGAGAACGCCTTGCACATGTCGCGACTGCCCCACACCCACGCGATGCTGGCGCTGCTGCGCGACGGCTTTCATCCGGACAGCCCCGGCGGCAGCGTCGAGTTGCGCGGCGACGGCACGCCGGTGCTCGACTATCCGGTTTCGCCATACGCCTGGGACGGCTTGCGCCGGGCCTTCCACAGCATGGCGGAGATTCAGTTCGCCGGCGGTGCCCAGGCGGTCATGCCCCTGCACAGCGACGCCGGCTATGTAAAAACCCTGGCGCAAGCCCGCTCGCTGATCGACGGCCTGGACCTCGCGCTATACCGCACGCGCCTGGGCAGCGCCCACGTGATGGGAGGTTGCGCCATGGGTGAGGATCCGAAAACCGCCGTGACCGACAGCCTTGGTCGCCATCATCAACTGGGCAATCTTTCGATCCATGACGGTTCGCTCTTTCCCACGAGCATCGGCGCCAACCCGCAATTATCGGTGTACGGGCTGACTGCACAATTGGCGACTGCCTTGGCCGAGCGCCTGAAGAACTCATGA
- the coaD gene encoding pantetheine-phosphate adenylyltransferase, translating to MNRVLYPGTFDPITKGHGDLVERAARLFDHVIIAVAASPKKNPLFPLEQRVELAREVTKHLPNVEVVGFSTLLAHFAKEKNANVFLRGLRAVSDFEYEFQLANMNRQLAPDVESLFLTPSERYSFISSTLVREIAALGGDITKFVHPAVADALTLRFKK from the coding sequence ATGAACCGAGTGTTGTACCCAGGTACCTTCGACCCTATTACCAAGGGCCATGGCGATCTGGTCGAACGCGCCGCGCGCCTGTTCGACCATGTGATCATTGCTGTCGCCGCCAGCCCGAAGAAAAACCCGCTGTTCCCGCTGGAACAACGCGTGGAGCTGGCCCGCGAAGTCACCAAGCACCTGCCCAACGTGGAAGTGGTCGGCTTCTCGACGCTGTTGGCGCATTTTGCCAAGGAAAAGAACGCCAATGTGTTCCTGCGCGGCCTGCGCGCGGTCTCGGACTTCGAGTACGAGTTCCAGCTGGCCAACATGAACCGCCAGTTGGCGCCGGACGTCGAAAGCCTTTTCCTCACGCCGTCGGAGCGTTATTCGTTTATCTCTTCGACCCTGGTGCGGGAAATCGCGGCCCTGGGCGGCGATATCACCAAGTTCGTCCACCCGGCCGTGGCCGACGCGCTGACCCTGCGCTTCAAGAAATAA
- a CDS encoding M16 family metallopeptidase, translated as MNALARRAAGLLLSTVCLPFSALAADPQPTHEFTLDNGLKVVVREDHRAPVVVSQVWYKVGSSYETPGQTGLSHALEHMMFKGSEKVGPGEASLILRDLGAEENAFTSDDFTAYYQVLARDRLGVAFELEADRMASLRLPPEEFSREIEVIKEERRMRTDDKPMSKAFERFKAMAYPASGYHTPTIGWMADLDRMTVQELRHWYESWYTPNNATLVVVGDVTPDEVKALAQRYFGPIARRDVPVAKIPLELAEPGERQITLHVQTQLPSLMLAFNVPSIATTTDKRSVNALRLISALLDGGYSGRIPAQLERGEELVSGGSSNYDAFTRGDTLFTLSATPNTQKNKTLAQTEAGLWRLLDQLKTTAPAADELERVRAQVIAGLVYERDSITSQATAIGQLETVGLSWKLMDTELAELQSVTPQDIQKAAQLYFTRSRLSVAHVLPEEKAHE; from the coding sequence ATGAATGCTCTTGCCCGCCGCGCCGCAGGCCTGCTGCTCAGCACAGTTTGTCTGCCCTTTTCAGCCTTGGCTGCCGACCCACAACCCACCCACGAATTCACCCTCGACAATGGCCTGAAGGTCGTGGTTCGTGAAGATCATCGTGCGCCGGTGGTGGTCTCACAGGTCTGGTACAAGGTTGGCTCCAGCTATGAAACGCCGGGCCAGACCGGTCTGTCCCACGCCTTGGAGCACATGATGTTCAAGGGCAGCGAAAAAGTCGGCCCCGGCGAAGCGTCGCTGATCCTGCGGGACCTGGGCGCCGAAGAAAACGCGTTCACCAGCGATGATTTCACTGCCTACTATCAGGTGCTGGCCCGTGACCGCCTGGGCGTGGCCTTCGAATTGGAAGCCGACCGCATGGCCAGCCTGCGCCTGCCGCCGGAGGAGTTCAGCCGCGAGATCGAGGTAATCAAGGAAGAACGCCGCATGCGCACCGACGACAAGCCCATGTCCAAGGCTTTCGAGCGCTTCAAGGCCATGGCTTACCCGGCCAGCGGCTACCACACGCCGACCATTGGCTGGATGGCTGACCTGGACCGCATGACCGTGCAGGAGCTGCGGCACTGGTACGAATCCTGGTACACCCCGAACAACGCCACCCTGGTGGTGGTCGGCGACGTGACGCCGGACGAGGTCAAGGCCCTGGCCCAGCGGTATTTCGGCCCGATTGCGCGGCGCGACGTGCCGGTGGCGAAAATTCCCCTGGAGCTGGCCGAACCCGGCGAACGCCAGATCACCCTGCATGTGCAGACCCAACTGCCGAGCCTGATGCTGGCCTTCAACGTGCCCAGCATCGCCACCACGACGGACAAACGTTCGGTCAACGCCCTGCGGTTGATCTCGGCCTTGCTGGACGGCGGCTACAGCGGGCGGATCCCAGCCCAGCTCGAGCGCGGTGAAGAACTGGTGTCCGGCGGCTCGTCGAACTACGACGCCTTCACCCGTGGCGACACGCTGTTCACCTTGTCGGCGACGCCCAACACCCAGAAAAACAAAACCCTCGCCCAGACCGAAGCCGGCCTGTGGCGCCTGCTCGATCAGTTGAAAACCACCGCCCCGGCTGCCGACGAACTGGAACGCGTGCGCGCCCAGGTCATTGCCGGCCTGGTGTACGAACGCGACTCGATCACCAGCCAGGCCACCGCCATCGGCCAGCTGGAAACCGTCGGCCTGTCCTGGAAGCTGATGGACACCGAGCTCGCCGAGCTGCAAAGCGTGACCCCGCAAGATATCCAGAAGGCAGCCCAGCTGTATTTCACCCGCTCGCGCCTGAGCGTTGCGCACGTCCTGCCCGAGGAGAAAGCTCATGAGTGA
- the rsmD gene encoding 16S rRNA (guanine(966)-N(2))-methyltransferase RsmD, producing MARPSNSSKKPVHNGVNQLRIIGGQWRSRRLSFPDAPGLRPTPDRVRETLFNWLAPYVAGARVLDPFAGSGALFLEALSRGAAMGQALDASGLAVSSLKEHLGTLRCTVGQVQTADALRYLDSQPATPFDLVFLDPPFNQNLLPTVCALLEERQWLAEDAWVYTESETAPSTLGLPGNWRLHREQKSGRVYYALWQRSAKDDD from the coding sequence ATGGCCCGTCCATCGAATTCCAGCAAGAAACCCGTTCACAACGGTGTGAACCAATTGCGCATCATTGGCGGACAATGGCGCAGCCGGCGCCTGAGTTTCCCCGACGCCCCGGGCTTGCGGCCGACGCCGGACCGGGTGCGGGAGACCCTCTTCAACTGGCTCGCACCTTACGTGGCGGGCGCGAGGGTGCTCGACCCGTTCGCCGGCAGCGGCGCGTTGTTTCTCGAAGCGCTGTCCCGTGGCGCGGCCATGGGCCAGGCCCTGGACGCCAGCGGCCTGGCGGTCTCGAGCCTGAAGGAGCATCTGGGCACCCTGCGCTGCACCGTCGGCCAGGTGCAAACGGCCGACGCGCTGCGCTACCTCGACAGCCAGCCGGCAACGCCCTTCGACCTGGTGTTCCTCGACCCGCCGTTCAACCAGAACCTGTTGCCGACGGTGTGCGCCCTGCTCGAGGAACGGCAGTGGCTGGCCGAGGATGCCTGGGTCTACACTGAAAGCGAGACCGCCCCGTCCACACTGGGCTTGCCCGGCAATTGGCGTTTGCATCGGGAGCAGAAATCCGGACGGGTCTATTACGCGTTGTGGCAGCGCTCGGCAAAGGACGATGACTGA
- a CDS encoding YfhL family 4Fe-4S dicluster ferredoxin, producing the protein MSLIITDDCINCDVCEPECPNEAISQGEEIYVIDPNLCTQCVGHYDEPQCQQVCPVDCIPLDEAHPETEEQLMAKYIKITAKA; encoded by the coding sequence ATGTCCCTGATCATCACCGACGACTGCATCAATTGCGACGTCTGCGAACCCGAATGCCCGAACGAAGCGATTTCCCAAGGCGAAGAGATCTACGTCATCGACCCGAACCTGTGCACCCAATGCGTCGGCCATTACGACGAGCCCCAGTGCCAGCAGGTTTGCCCGGTGGATTGCATCCCGCTCGACGAAGCGCATCCGGAGACGGAAGAACAGTTGATGGCCAAGTACATCAAGATTACCGCCAAGGCTTGA
- a CDS encoding M16 family metallopeptidase, giving the protein MSERKSPRLVLVGLVLIALVGAVAFYLTPSTGVTASQALDNAQSGNKLQSLAELDGKAPSHRQLDVQSWKTAEGAKVLFVEARELPMFDLRLTFAAGSSQDGDAPGLALLTNAMLNEGVAGKDVGAIAQGFESLGADFGNGAYRDMAVASLRSLSALDKREPALKLFAEVVGKPTFPADSFARIKNQMLSGFEYQKQNPGKLAGLELMKRLYGEHPYAHSSDGTAESIPPITLAQARAFHAKAYTAGNAVIALVGDLSRAEAEAIASQVSVALPKGPALVKTPAPVEPKASVGHIEFPSKQTNLMLAQLGIDRDDPDFAAVSLGNQILGGGGFGTRLMTEVREKRGLTYGVYSGFTPMQARGPFMINLQTRAEMSEGTLKLVQEVFADYLKNGPTQKELDDAKRELAGSFPLSTASNADIVGQLGAMGFYDLPLSYLEDFMRQSQALTVEQVKAALNKHLSTDKMVIVTAGPTVPQKPLPAPTDKPAEQPLGVPEH; this is encoded by the coding sequence ATGAGTGAGCGCAAATCACCGCGCCTGGTGCTGGTTGGCCTGGTACTCATCGCCCTGGTCGGTGCCGTGGCCTTCTACCTGACGCCGTCCACTGGCGTCACCGCGAGCCAGGCCCTGGACAACGCCCAATCCGGTAACAAGCTGCAATCACTGGCGGAACTCGACGGTAAAGCGCCCAGCCACCGCCAGCTCGACGTGCAAAGCTGGAAAACCGCCGAGGGCGCCAAGGTACTGTTCGTCGAAGCCCGGGAATTGCCGATGTTCGACCTGCGCCTGACGTTCGCCGCCGGCAGCAGCCAGGACGGCGATGCTCCCGGCCTGGCGCTGCTGACCAATGCCATGCTCAACGAAGGCGTGGCCGGCAAGGATGTCGGTGCCATTGCCCAAGGGTTCGAAAGCCTCGGCGCGGACTTCGGCAACGGCGCCTACCGCGACATGGCCGTGGCGTCCCTGCGCAGCCTCAGCGCGCTGGACAAACGCGAGCCGGCGTTGAAGCTGTTCGCCGAGGTGGTCGGCAAACCGACCTTCCCCGCCGATTCCTTCGCCCGCATCAAGAACCAAATGCTCTCCGGTTTCGAGTACCAGAAACAGAACCCCGGCAAGCTGGCGGGGCTGGAGCTGATGAAGCGCTTGTACGGCGAACACCCCTACGCCCATTCCAGTGACGGCACAGCCGAGAGCATTCCACCGATCACACTGGCCCAGGCCCGGGCATTCCACGCCAAGGCCTATACCGCCGGCAACGCCGTGATTGCTTTGGTGGGCGATTTGTCCCGCGCCGAAGCCGAGGCCATTGCCAGCCAAGTATCCGTGGCGCTGCCCAAGGGTCCCGCCCTGGTGAAAACTCCCGCACCGGTGGAACCCAAGGCCAGCGTTGGCCATATCGAATTCCCGTCCAAGCAAACCAACCTGATGCTCGCGCAACTGGGCATCGACCGGGACGATCCGGATTTCGCCGCCGTGTCCCTGGGCAACCAGATCCTGGGCGGCGGTGGTTTCGGCACGCGGCTGATGACCGAGGTCCGGGAGAAGCGCGGCCTGACCTACGGCGTTTATTCGGGCTTTACGCCGATGCAGGCCCGCGGCCCGTTCATGATCAACCTGCAAACCCGTGCCGAGATGAGCGAAGGCACCTTGAAACTGGTGCAGGAGGTATTCGCCGATTACCTCAAGAACGGCCCCACCCAGAAAGAACTCGATGACGCCAAACGCGAGCTGGCGGGCAGTTTCCCATTGTCCACCGCCAGCAACGCAGACATCGTCGGCCAGCTCGGCGCCATGGGTTTCTACGACTTGCCACTCAGCTACCTGGAAGACTTCATGCGCCAGTCCCAGGCGCTGACGGTCGAGCAGGTCAAGGCTGCACTGAACAAACACCTGAGCACGGACAAAATGGTCATCGTCACCGCCGGCCCGACCGTGCCGCAGAAGCCGCTACCGGCCCCCACTGACAAACCTGCCGAGCAACCGCTCGGGGTACCGGAGCATTAA
- a CDS encoding sulfurtransferase has product MPIAQLISPSALEDKRSQPGLVILDCRFALEDPDYGQCSYAEGHIAGASFADLERDLSGPVTKGVTGRHPLPEPEALIERLQAWGISNDSDIVLYDDGPGAFAARAWWLLAWLGKRDGVFILDGGLKAWHAAGLPLSLDAPQGTRGTFAGSPDASLLLSAQTLQQRLGQPDMTLLDARALPRFKGEVEPIDPVAGHIPGAQCAAFADNLGADGRFLPVNQLKQRFAERLGDRSPTDLVAYCGSGVTACHNLFALCLAGYPLGKLYAGSWSEWITDPQREVATGE; this is encoded by the coding sequence ATGCCCATCGCGCAACTCATCAGCCCCTCAGCCCTTGAGGATAAAAGGTCACAGCCGGGGCTGGTGATCCTCGATTGCCGGTTTGCCCTGGAGGATCCGGATTACGGCCAGTGCAGTTACGCCGAGGGTCATATCGCCGGGGCGTCGTTCGCGGACCTTGAGCGAGATTTGAGCGGGCCGGTGACCAAGGGCGTGACCGGGCGTCATCCGCTGCCGGAGCCCGAGGCCTTGATAGAACGCCTTCAGGCCTGGGGCATCAGCAACGACAGCGACATCGTGCTTTATGACGACGGCCCCGGTGCCTTTGCCGCCCGGGCCTGGTGGCTGCTGGCTTGGCTGGGCAAGCGTGATGGCGTGTTCATCCTCGACGGCGGGCTCAAGGCTTGGCACGCCGCCGGCCTGCCCTTGAGTCTTGATGCCCCCCAGGGCACGCGCGGGACCTTCGCTGGATCGCCCGACGCATCCTTGCTGCTCAGTGCACAAACGCTGCAACAACGCCTCGGCCAACCGGACATGACCCTGCTGGACGCCCGGGCATTGCCGCGCTTCAAGGGCGAAGTCGAGCCGATCGATCCAGTGGCCGGGCACATCCCAGGTGCCCAATGCGCAGCGTTCGCCGACAACTTGGGCGCAGATGGGCGCTTTTTGCCAGTCAATCAGCTCAAGCAGCGCTTCGCCGAGAGACTGGGGGATCGTTCACCGACGGACCTGGTGGCGTACTGCGGCTCTGGCGTGACGGCGTGCCATAACCTGTTTGCCCTGTGCCTGGCAGGCTATCCGCTGGGCAAGCTGTACGCTGGCTCGTGGAGCGAGTGGATTACGGACCCGCAGCGGGAAGTGGCGACGGGTGAATAG